In Paenibacillus xylanilyticus, the genomic window TGTCAGCTGTATATTCGGGAATGTGGGACGTATTTCTACTGCCGCTTGTCCTGTTACGTAGGTGCACCCGTGGCCGTAACCGAATTGCAGGGTTTGCTGAACGAACTGATGGATATGGAGCGACGCAATATCAGGGAGCTTGAGGGAGTATTCGTATATGATGAGCAGGGAAAGAAACCGGAGGACCGATTTCTGCCAATCCCCTGGTTTTCGGAGTTGTCGATTTTGTTTGAAACCGGCAAAGTGGATGATCTTCGGGAACGCGTGGAAGAAATATTCGAGCTGCTGGCTGCGCAGGAACAGTTATCTCCAGAGATTCTGCGCCTGTTCTATCATGCCATGCTGCATGTGGTCTATCCCCTGCTTCATCAGAAAAATGTATCCGTACGCAGCCTGTACCCTGGTGAGCGTGAGCCTGAAGAAAGTGTGGTTACACGTTCCTTGCCGCAATTAAAACTGTGGTCCCTGGATCTGATTGATCGTGCCATTCCGATCCTGTATCCGGATGATCACAGTCCGATGACGATTGTGGACCAACTATGCGTTTATATCGAGAATCATATTGGCGAAGATCTGATGCGTGAGGAACTGGCGTCGTTTGCCGGCTTCAATCCAGCATATCTGTCCCGTCTGTTTCGGAAGGAGAAGGGAATGTCTCTCTCTGAATTTATCTTGCAGCGGCGGGTAGACAAAGCCAAAACCTTGTTGTCTGAATCCACCGTAAAGGTCACGGATATTGCCGGCAAAGTGGGTTACTATAACTACTCCCATTTCACGAAAATGTTCAAAAAGTGCACGGGCATTACGCCGCAGGAGTTCCGTAAACAGTCCAGAACGGTCTAGCGTTGACGCAGCATGCTGCGTCTTTTATTTTGTTTTTATTTTATTTGGTATTATGCCAATGTCATCATTTGATAAGTGAAAAGGTCACCACAGCCGATATTGGGCCAGAGCTCCCCGCGGTTATACTTGAACCACAGGATACACAGCGGTGCTTCATCCTGAGGAAGGAAATCAAGAGGAGTGAGGGAGAAGAGGTTATGAAGACACAACCCCAGGCGGGTAAGGGTGTACGGGTAGCGGATATACCGGATAGATCCGTCCGCAAGCGAAAGTCCGTTTTGTACAATCTCGGTAAGTTCAAGGTCTTGTATCTCATGTTTTTGCCAGGGATTCTGTTTCTGCTGGTGAACAACTACATGCCGATGTTTGGCGTCCTGATTGCATTCAAAAATGTCAATTACGCCGACGGAATATGGGGCAGTCCCTGGAGCGGCTGGGATAACTTCAAGTACCTGTTCTCAACAAGTGATGCTTGGGAGATCACACGCAACACACTTGCGTATAACACGGTATTTATTGCGCTGAATCTGTTTGTAGGGGTAGGACTTGCGATCCTGCTGAATGAAGTAAAGAACAAAGCGATGTCCAAACTGTATCAATCCTTGATGCTCCTGCCATACTTTTTGTCAATGATCGTGGTTAGCTATCTGGTTCTGGCGTTTCTCGGCAAGGATTCAGGTTTTATGAACTCGACAATCCTGCAGCTCTTTGGCGGGCAGCCCATTGACTGGTACTCGGAGCCGAAGTATTGGCCGTACATTTTGCCGATTGTGAACACTTGGAAAAACATCGGATACTATGCCGTCATTTATCTCGCAGCTGTCGTAGGTATTGATGAGGAGTACTACGAAGCCGCCGTGCTGGATGGAGCAAGCAAGTGGCATCAGATCCGGTTTATTACGGTTCCGTTTCTCGTTCCGCTCATAGTCATCATGACCTTGCTGCAGATCGGCCGAATCTTCTATGCGGACTTTAGTCTGTTCTATCAGGTTCCATTGGAATCGGGGGCATTGTTCCCTGTAACGAACGTTCTGGATACCTATGTCTATCGCACATTCCTCATTGGCGGCGACATTGGGATGTCTTCTGCGGCTGGCCTCTATCAGGCTGTTGTCGGATTTGTACTTGTGCTTGTATCCAATACGATCGTCCGAAGAATGGATAAAGATAATGCATTATTTTAGAGAGGAGGCAAGTCTGCTGTGAAATCACGTGACCCACTTGCAGTGTCGCGGCGTTCCGCGTCCGTTATACACGCAATGTTCATCTTCTATGCCATAGCCTGCATCGTTCCGATTTTGCTTGTCTTCGCCATATCCTTCTCGGACGAGACAACCGTCATTGCGAACGGATACAAGCTGATCCCTGAGAAGTTTAGCCTGACCGCTTATGAGTTTCTGTTCAAGGATATGGATCAGATTATCCATTCCTACGGCATTTCCATCATCGTGACGGTGCTGGGCACCATTACCAGCGTAGCGTTGACTGCACTATATGCCTACCCGCTTTCCAGAAGGGATTTGCCCTACCGCGGATGGTTTGCTTTCTTTATTTTCTTCACGATGCTGTTCAACGGGGGGCTCGTTCCCTGGTATCTCGTATACGTCAATGTCCTGGATCTGAAAAATTCCATTCTGGCCTTGATACTGCCGTTATTGTTGTCACCGTTCTTCGTTCTGGTGATGCGTACATTCTTCGCCAATTCTATTCCGGTATCCATTCTTGAATCGGCTCGGATTGATGGCGCAGGTGAGCTTCGAACGTTTACACGTATCGTACTGCCGCTCTCCTTACCGGTTATGGCCACCGTAGCATTGTTCAGCACACTGAACTACTGGAATGACTGGTACCTCAGTATGATTTTTATCTCTGATAACCGGACGATCAGTCTTCAGTACCTCATGTACCGAACACTGCTCGATATTCAATATTTAACATCCAACTCCAATGTTTCTTCACAGATTTCATCACAGGGCGGATTGTTGAATCTTCCTAACAAAACGCTGCAAATGGCGATGGCTGTCGTGGGCATCGGTCCGATTGTGCTGGCCTATCCGTTCTTCCAAAGGTACTTCATTAAAGGTCTGACGGTGGGTGCTGTGAAGGGATAACTCCGTCCCGGTCAGCGGGGTAATGGATGATCCCAAGATAGAATGAAAGGGCATATATACAATGCAGTGAAGGATCGGAGTTAGATCCGGGTTACATGCGAATTGGGGAAATCGTGTGCGCAAAAGTTCAACATTATTGGGAGGGGTTCAGTTGATCAAATCAATGAAGGTATGGACGCGACTTACGGCAGCCGTGATGGCATTCAGCCTGGTGTTTGCTGGATGTTCATCAGACCAAAGCGGAACAACGCAAGGGGCAGAAAACGGAGGTTCAGGGGAAAGTGCAGCTAAACCGTATGAGGTAACACTGTACTACCCGGGGACACCACAGAAAGACGTGGCACTGGTGGAAGCCGAGATTAACAAAAAAATGGAGCCCAAGATCGGAGCTACGCTCAAGATTAACGCAATCGACTGGGGACAGTGGGATAACAAGCTCAATCTGATGATCTCTTCCGGAGAAAAATCGGATATTATTTTCACGGCGGCATGGCAGAACTATACCGTCAACGTAGCCAAAGGTGCGTTCCTGCCCCTGAATGACCTGCTTGATCAATATGGGCAGGATATCAAAAAAAATCTGGACCCTGCATTCCTGGAAGGTTCACAGGTGGATGGTGTAAACTACGGCGTTCCGACAAACAAGGAATTGGCAGCTACACGTGGTGTTCTGGTGCGCCAGGATCTCGCGGATAAATACAAACTCGACCTGACCACGGTAAAAACATGGACCGATCTGGAGCCTCTGCTGAAAACAATCAAGGAAAATGAACCATCCGTTACTCCATTCTATATGTCGAACACCAATGGTAACGGACTGCTGGAGAATCTGGACTGGGATTATCTCGGTGATGCATCCGTACCTGGAGTGATCTCCAAGACAGCTGGCACAACGACCGTGCTGAACGAAGTGGAGACACCTGAATTCAAGGAGGCCGCAGCACTGGCCCGCAAATGGTATCAAGCGGGGTACATCAATAGCGATGCGGCAACTTCCAACGTCTTCCCGAAAGATCAGGCGAAGGCAGGGAAGGCGTTTATGTGGACCGACGGCATGAAACCGGGGAAGGACAAGGAAGAAGAAGGGTACGTCGGATACCCGCTGACTCAGATTGAAATGACAGAGCCGACCATCACAACCGGTGATGCTTCCGGTGCCATGCTGGCCATCTCACGTTCTTCCGAGCAGCCTGAAAAAGCGATGCAGGTCATCAACTTGCTCCACTCGGACAAGGAAATCAATAATCTGTTGAATTTCGGAATCGAAGGCAAGCATTATGTGAAAAAGGATGGTCAGGATAATATTATCACGCTGCCTGAAGGCGTGGATGCGAACAGCCGCACGTATAATCCTGGTGCCCAATGGCAGCTTGGTAACCAGTTCCTGAACTTCCTCTGGGATAATGAAGATCCTCAGAAGTGGGAGAAGTTCAAGGAGTTTAATGCCAAGGGAGTCAAGTCGCCTGCACTTGGTTTTACTTTCAACAGCCAGTCCGTCAAAAACGAAATAGCAGCGGTGAATAACGTAAACAAACAGTTCAAACCAGGCATGACATCCGGAGCAGTGGATCCAAACGAAATGATTCCCAAGTATCTGGAGAAGCTGAAGGCCGCAGGTATCGATAAAATCATTGCAGCCAAACAGGAACAGCTCGACGCATTCCTAGCCAAGTAACGATACTTCTTATGATCAAGGTGTTTTCGGCAATAGTCGAAGACGCCTTGATTTATTTTTTTGATATGGATTGTACACCATAATTAGGAAAATTATGATATAATCAGGTGGCTAAATAGGGGGTGTTCCTGTGTCGAGGACGAAATTAGCGTTCTCTGCGATTTTGCTGCTTTTTGCAATCATTTTTACGTTTAATCACCACCTCGGTTACTCGGTGGGAGATCAGATGTTATCCAAAATAGGGTTATCCCCCTATACCACAGCGTACGTGAGCGGTGTACATATTACGCTATTTATAGGACTAGGTTTATTAGGATGCAGTTTTTATCTAACCCGCAAAGAAATCAAGTCTTCATATCCTCGGCTGGCAAGACAGCTCTGGCTGATCGTCGTGGTCATTATTTTAAGTTATTCCTACATAACAGATAAGGTGATGTATGTCGCCAAATGGGGTTCCACAGGCATCCATAGTGTATCTTATCTTCAGAATGATAGCTCCTGCATGTACCAAGTGGCTCTAGATGGAAATACAAGAGTAAGCTGTGATCTCACACTTAAAAATTATAGCAGGCAGCCCGTCGCAGCTGTGATTTTGCCCGACTTGGCGAGAAGTTACAGACAACAGGATGATCCGCTATACGAAGCTCTGAAGTCTGTTGAACTCCAGCCGGTCCATCTCGAGATCATGCCTCATAGCACGTTCACCGGCAAAATTGCATTTTCAGGTACTGCACAGTCACCGCTTCAAGTAAGGGGAAAGCTTAGGGATATTGTGCTGGATGTAGAGGTAGAAGGTCAGAACATTGTATTCGATTATGCCATACCATAAGTTTCAGCAAGGAATACATACATATAGAATCAGATTTTAAGGAGTATGCAATAGCGATGTTATCCGCGAAGAGCTGGCCAATAGGCTGGCTTTTTTGTGTTGTGGAAGTTGAATTTAGTGCAGAAATATTGGTTTTGTGACCTTTATCCTCAATATGGTAACGCTTACGCTATAAATGAGCCGGTTTGATTAAGTCTGATGAATGGGTGAAGGCAGAGAACTATGCGGATAAAAAAAGTGATTGTTTTTACCGCTTACATCATTACAATTAATGTCACGACAATTTTAGACAAGGTGAGATGAATAATGTCATACCGGACCAATCTGTTTTCCAAAATGGTGATCTTGATTCTGATTATGCTGATCCCCGTTGTATTGCTCTACTGGTACTCGAATCACAAAACGACAGCTGTACTCAGGGATGAATTGAATCGTTCCAATAGCAACCAGCTTGAGTTTTTCCAAAATCAGGTGAATACGCACATTGAGCTGTTATCGTCCTGGCCTAATCTTCTCATCCATGATCCGGATATTGCGAGCTTCCGCCGGATTTATACCGATAGTCGGTATTTTGACCTTGATGCAATCAATCTGGTCAAGCGGATCCAGAACAAGCTGAGCATTCAGGAAAGTTCGTCGAACTGGACAACGAAATTATATTTATATTCCCCTTCCATGGGCAGGGTTGTCTCCGAAAGGGATGCCCGTTTTTATGACAAGCAGGCACTTAGGGAAAGTATGGTTTCGGGCTGGGATGTACGCAAGATTGTGGATGGGAAAGATGAGAAATTCATGTTCAGCTGGATTACCGCTTCTCCTTATGGGATTAAGGACCCCGCGGTAAACGCAGAGACCATTATCAAGCTGGAATTCGACAGCGATAACATTCGGGATATGCTGGACAAGTTCAAGGACGATGGAAGACATGATCCCTTCTATTATCGAGAGGAATCCGGTGTCATCTATAACCGAACCTCGGATCGTGAGCTGACCAATCAGCTGATGGACCAGCTGGCGATTCATACACTTCAGGATGTGGACAATCGCACGGTGGTCATTGACAACGAACCTTACATGGTGAATACGGTCAAATCCAGCACGACAGGCTGGTATCTGGTGGATTATATGCCGTTATCCGATATATTGAAACCCATTCATCAATCGAATGTGCTTTTTTATTCTTCAATGATATGTTTGCTCGGCATGAGTTTCCTGGCCGCCTATCTGTTGTACGTTCAGGTACAGGTACCTGTGAAGCAGCTTATTCGCGGATTCCAGCGATTGAAGCAGGAAGATTATTCGGTACGAATTAAGCCCAAGGGCCGGAATGAATTCAGCTTTTTGTCCGAGCGATTCAATTCCATGGTGGAACAGATTCAGCAGCTGTTTGAGCATGTGTATCTGGAACAGATTCACGTACGTGAAGCCCGGTTGAAGCAATTGCAATCCCAGATTAACCCGCACTTCTTCTATAACTGTTTCTCTTTTATCACAAGTATGGCGAAATTGAAACGTGTGGATGCCGTGGTAGCCATGTCACACAATTTATCCAGATACTATCGCTATACAACCAGACAGGAACGTGACGTTGTGCCGCTGAACGAGGAAATTGAATTTGTGAACTGTTACCTCGAAATCCAGCAGATGCGCATGGATCGGATTCGTTACCGCATTGATCTGCCAGACAGCATGTTGAGACAGGAAGTTCCACCCCTTATCGTGCAGCCATTGGTTGAAAATGCGGTCATTCACGGCATTGAAGCCGATGCAGATGCTGGAGAGATCAGGGTGTCCGGAGAAAAACAGAATGGTGTTATGATTCTAAAGGTCGAAGATGACGGTCAGGGCATGACCAGTGAGGAGCGGGATAAGCTGCTGGACAAGCTCAGGGGCACGATGGATCAGGATATGGGTTGTGGTCTGTGGAATGTGAATCAACGATTGCAGCTGCGGTATGGAGAACTGGCAGGCATTAATATAACCGAATCCTCACTGGGGGGGCTCTGTGTAGCCTTGTCATGGCCAGCAGAAGATGAAATAGATGAGGAAGAAGTAAGTGCTGATGCAGAGTGATTGACGACCATTGATTGTTTTTTTTGAGAGTGAAAATATATTGCAAATGTAGCAGACAGGGAGTGACGAACGTTGATTGATATACTGCTGGTGGATGACGAAACGTATGTAACGGAGAGTCTGGAAATGACCATTCCGTGGGGAGAGCTCGGAGTAACGACGGTGCTTCGTGCAGCGTCCGGCAAGGAAGCGCTCGAGATCATGGAGGAAAATGCGGTCGATATCGTCGTTACCGATATTCGTATGCCCGGGATGAGCGGATTGGACCTGATTGAAGAGGTGAGCAGCAGATGGTCTCATATCCGCTGTATTCTGCTGACCGGGCATAGTGATTTTGATTATGCCAAAAAGGCAATTCAGCTGCAGGCATCCGATTATATTCTGAAACCCGTGAATGATGAGGAATTCATGGCTTCGGTCTCTGCTGCGATTACGTCACTCCGCGGGGAGTGGGATGAGTTTGATAAATATCATAGGCTCCTGTACAGCCGGAAATCGGATTATAAAATTTTGCGTGAAAATCTGATGCATGATCTGCTGCTTGGCCGTGAAATTACAACGCGTGCCCTTCGCGAACAGCTGCAGCAATATGAGATTGGACTCGAACCCGAAGAACCGGTGGTTATGCTCCTTATTCGTCTTACAGGTCGATTCTCTTCCATGGATCAGCAATCACTCGACCTGATGGACTTTGCGGTGGGGAATATAGCAGAGGAAGTTCTCGGAGACCAATTCAGAGTCTGGTTTGGACGAGGGCCGCATGAATGTCTGGTCATGTTTCTACAGCATCAGGGACGGGTGGAGGAAGCGTCCATGACCCAGGAGACATTGACCGGACCGGTGGATACTTTCCGGGAGCATGTCATTCGTTACCTGCAGGGAGATCTGTCCATGGTGGTTACACCGCCGTTTCCGTTTCAAGAAATGACTGCGGCTTACCGCAGAAGTCTGGGATCGCTGGTCCTTTCCGGACCGGATGAGAACAAGATTATTTTCATGGACAAGGATAGATCCCAGCGGATGGAAAACGATGCAGGGCAAGCCCTGGAAGAACTTTATAAACCACCGGTTTTGCCCCAGTTGCTCGAAACGAAGCAGTGGGAAGCTGCAGCAAGCAAGTTAAATGCTGTATTTGACGCTGCGGAACGGGTGTGTTTGTCCAGAGAACACGTGTATGAGATGTATTTATCTGTGACCAATGCGTTCATGTATATCGCCCACAAGCAGGGTCACCTGGTGCACGAGATCGATCATGCAGGCTTTGACCTGCTGCTGGCACATCAGTTGATCCAATCTCCCGAACGGTTGCGACGCTGGGCTACGGAAATGCTTGCGAAGCTGCAGGAAGAGTTGTCCGATCAGGCGGGAACCCAAAGCCGCAGGCATGTCATCAAGCAGGTTCAGGAGATGGTCACCCGAGATACGGGACAGGATCTGTCCGTGAAGATGATTGCCGACAAGGTATACCTGCATCCCGTGTATCTGTCGAAGATTTACAAAGCCGAAACGGGCGAAGGACTTGGGGACTATATGATTCGCATGCGCATGGAACGTGCGCTGTATCTGCTGAAGAACAGCAACAAGAAGATTTACGAAATCACGAGTGAACTTGGATATCAAAATCCGCAATATTTCAGCAAAATGTTCAAAAAGCATTACGGCATGACGCCGAATGAATTCCGTGACCAGGCATAATTTTATCCTCCGTTCCAATATATAGGTTGTCAAAGGTGCAGAAATCTTGTTTTCGTGACATAGGCTGAAAGGCCCGGTAGGCCTATAATGAAAGGGTAACCAAAACGATTGATTGAAGGGGGAACAACAATGAGAGCGAAATCTACAAAAAAGAGATGGCTGCCGCTCCTGGCTACGACAACGTGTTTGGCTGTCATTCTTACTGCATGCGGTGGAGGCAGTGGCGGTGAGAGTGCGGGTTCCAGCACGCCAGCCGTTGAAAACGAATACAAAGAAAAATATGATCCTGCAGTGACGATTACAACAGCATGGGGAATTGATCCTGAGCTGAAATTCAAAAATGGCGAATCGATGGAAAATAACGTGGCAACCAAATGGGCCAAAGACAAATTTGGAATTGAAATCAAATCCCTGTGGTCTGTGACAGATACGAACAACGCATTCGCGACAAAACTTCGTCTTGCAATGTCTTCCGGTCAAGAGATGCCTGACGTGGTAACAGTAGGAGATAACCTGCTGGCTCAGGATTTGATTGATTCCGGCATGTATCAGGAAGTCGGTCCACTTTTCGATAAATACGCGTCAGATACTTGGAAAAAAGCAATGGAGCAGGACCCGAACGTATGGAATCAGTACAGCCGTGATGGCAAAAGAATGGGTATACCGGTACTCGACTATGCCTACAACAATGACTACCTGCTCTGGATCCGTCAAGACTGGCTGGACAAGCTGAACATGAAAGCGCCAAAAACGATTGACGAACTGGAAGCCGTAATGGAAGCGTTCAAAAATAACAACCCGGATGGATTGGCTCCAGATAAGGTCACTCCACTGAGTATCGGTTTCAAAACATCCATGAACACCTGGATGGGTGATCCATCCTGGATCTTCGGTGCATACGGTACGCTGCCATTTCAATGGAATCTGGGTGCAGATGGCAAGCTGGAGTATGGCTCCATCAACCCTGGCATGAAGCAAGGTTTGACCAAATTGAGCGAGTGGCTCAAAAAGGGTTACATTCCGCAGGAAGCAGCTTTGTGGGATGAGAACAAAACGGCAGAGCCTGCCGTGGCGGGTACGGCCGGTATTATTCCAGGCCCTTACTGGATGAGCGGATGGCCGCTGCTCGATACGGTGAAAAATGTGCCGAGTGCCGTTTGGAAGCCGATCGAAATTCCAGTAGGACCTGAAGGTAAAGCCATGCGTCACGGTACACAGTTTGTTAATGGTGTTATCTTGATCAAGAAAGACATGGAGCATCCTGAAGCCTTCTTTACTTATGAGAACTACCTGTTCGACAACTATGCAGATCCTGCACCAGGAAGCCCGTATGATAACGGTCTGTTTGAAAAGTATGACTATCAATTGGATGCTGACGGCAAACAATTGCCGATTGATCAAATTGAGGGCGGATATGTGAACGTTGTCCGTTATCTGCTTGTGCGTGATGGTGCCCGTATTCCGGATGCTCAGATGAAAGCACTGTTGAACCTGGCTGATGGCAAAGAGCCTGAGACGAAGCTCGAGAAGGATGTGGCCGTTAACTACGGGCCAGAAACCCCTGCTGCTGCAAAAGTATTGCTTAGTCAGGAAGAAATCTCGTACAAAAACATGTTTACAGGTCCGACTACGACAACGATGAAGTCAAAGCTCGACTATCTGAACAAAATTGAGAATCAAGCATTCAATGAAATCATTTATGGTAAAAATCCTGTAGATGCGTTCGATACATTTGTACAAACGTGGAAATCAGGCGGTGGCGATCAGATCACACAAGAGGTCAACGAATGGTATGACAGTGTGAAAAAATAAGGATACAAGGAGCGTG contains:
- a CDS encoding response regulator transcription factor, with the translated sequence MRNLLIVDDEVYALQAMVEGIDWRLAGIDRVFSAGDAEEARMVLQSQSISIMISDIEMPGETGLDLQSWVLKHAPGILTIFLTGHALFDYAQTALKLNSFDYVLKPAQADQLLKVVTQAVDKLKAGEQRSRTNEIYESVYKRWQTHKPLLTERFWKDAISQRVTLTRPRLKELAEVYGAEIDPHARILPIVISVEEWVREFDLRDEEVLEYALRNAAREMILGDRPGEVFQDHSGLNIVLAYEQDGVVPAASQVAQNCQLYIRECGTYFYCRLSCYVGAPVAVTELQGLLNELMDMERRNIRELEGVFVYDEQGKKPEDRFLPIPWFSELSILFETGKVDDLRERVEEIFELLAAQEQLSPEILRLFYHAMLHVVYPLLHQKNVSVRSLYPGEREPEESVVTRSLPQLKLWSLDLIDRAIPILYPDDHSPMTIVDQLCVYIENHIGEDLMREELASFAGFNPAYLSRLFRKEKGMSLSEFILQRRVDKAKTLLSESTVKVTDIAGKVGYYNYSHFTKMFKKCTGITPQEFRKQSRTV
- a CDS encoding ABC transporter permease, with the protein product MKTQPQAGKGVRVADIPDRSVRKRKSVLYNLGKFKVLYLMFLPGILFLLVNNYMPMFGVLIAFKNVNYADGIWGSPWSGWDNFKYLFSTSDAWEITRNTLAYNTVFIALNLFVGVGLAILLNEVKNKAMSKLYQSLMLLPYFLSMIVVSYLVLAFLGKDSGFMNSTILQLFGGQPIDWYSEPKYWPYILPIVNTWKNIGYYAVIYLAAVVGIDEEYYEAAVLDGASKWHQIRFITVPFLVPLIVIMTLLQIGRIFYADFSLFYQVPLESGALFPVTNVLDTYVYRTFLIGGDIGMSSAAGLYQAVVGFVLVLVSNTIVRRMDKDNALF
- a CDS encoding carbohydrate ABC transporter permease; this encodes MKSRDPLAVSRRSASVIHAMFIFYAIACIVPILLVFAISFSDETTVIANGYKLIPEKFSLTAYEFLFKDMDQIIHSYGISIIVTVLGTITSVALTALYAYPLSRRDLPYRGWFAFFIFFTMLFNGGLVPWYLVYVNVLDLKNSILALILPLLLSPFFVLVMRTFFANSIPVSILESARIDGAGELRTFTRIVLPLSLPVMATVALFSTLNYWNDWYLSMIFISDNRTISLQYLMYRTLLDIQYLTSNSNVSSQISSQGGLLNLPNKTLQMAMAVVGIGPIVLAYPFFQRYFIKGLTVGAVKG
- a CDS encoding ABC transporter substrate-binding protein; the encoded protein is MIKSMKVWTRLTAAVMAFSLVFAGCSSDQSGTTQGAENGGSGESAAKPYEVTLYYPGTPQKDVALVEAEINKKMEPKIGATLKINAIDWGQWDNKLNLMISSGEKSDIIFTAAWQNYTVNVAKGAFLPLNDLLDQYGQDIKKNLDPAFLEGSQVDGVNYGVPTNKELAATRGVLVRQDLADKYKLDLTTVKTWTDLEPLLKTIKENEPSVTPFYMSNTNGNGLLENLDWDYLGDASVPGVISKTAGTTTVLNEVETPEFKEAAALARKWYQAGYINSDAATSNVFPKDQAKAGKAFMWTDGMKPGKDKEEEGYVGYPLTQIEMTEPTITTGDASGAMLAISRSSEQPEKAMQVINLLHSDKEINNLLNFGIEGKHYVKKDGQDNIITLPEGVDANSRTYNPGAQWQLGNQFLNFLWDNEDPQKWEKFKEFNAKGVKSPALGFTFNSQSVKNEIAAVNNVNKQFKPGMTSGAVDPNEMIPKYLEKLKAAGIDKIIAAKQEQLDAFLAK
- a CDS encoding sensor histidine kinase, whose protein sequence is MSYRTNLFSKMVILILIMLIPVVLLYWYSNHKTTAVLRDELNRSNSNQLEFFQNQVNTHIELLSSWPNLLIHDPDIASFRRIYTDSRYFDLDAINLVKRIQNKLSIQESSSNWTTKLYLYSPSMGRVVSERDARFYDKQALRESMVSGWDVRKIVDGKDEKFMFSWITASPYGIKDPAVNAETIIKLEFDSDNIRDMLDKFKDDGRHDPFYYREESGVIYNRTSDRELTNQLMDQLAIHTLQDVDNRTVVIDNEPYMVNTVKSSTTGWYLVDYMPLSDILKPIHQSNVLFYSSMICLLGMSFLAAYLLYVQVQVPVKQLIRGFQRLKQEDYSVRIKPKGRNEFSFLSERFNSMVEQIQQLFEHVYLEQIHVREARLKQLQSQINPHFFYNCFSFITSMAKLKRVDAVVAMSHNLSRYYRYTTRQERDVVPLNEEIEFVNCYLEIQQMRMDRIRYRIDLPDSMLRQEVPPLIVQPLVENAVIHGIEADADAGEIRVSGEKQNGVMILKVEDDGQGMTSEERDKLLDKLRGTMDQDMGCGLWNVNQRLQLRYGELAGINITESSLGGLCVALSWPAEDEIDEEEVSADAE
- a CDS encoding response regulator; amino-acid sequence: MIDILLVDDETYVTESLEMTIPWGELGVTTVLRAASGKEALEIMEENAVDIVVTDIRMPGMSGLDLIEEVSSRWSHIRCILLTGHSDFDYAKKAIQLQASDYILKPVNDEEFMASVSAAITSLRGEWDEFDKYHRLLYSRKSDYKILRENLMHDLLLGREITTRALREQLQQYEIGLEPEEPVVMLLIRLTGRFSSMDQQSLDLMDFAVGNIAEEVLGDQFRVWFGRGPHECLVMFLQHQGRVEEASMTQETLTGPVDTFREHVIRYLQGDLSMVVTPPFPFQEMTAAYRRSLGSLVLSGPDENKIIFMDKDRSQRMENDAGQALEELYKPPVLPQLLETKQWEAAASKLNAVFDAAERVCLSREHVYEMYLSVTNAFMYIAHKQGHLVHEIDHAGFDLLLAHQLIQSPERLRRWATEMLAKLQEELSDQAGTQSRRHVIKQVQEMVTRDTGQDLSVKMIADKVYLHPVYLSKIYKAETGEGLGDYMIRMRMERALYLLKNSNKKIYEITSELGYQNPQYFSKMFKKHYGMTPNEFRDQA
- a CDS encoding extracellular solute-binding protein; translated protein: MRAKSTKKRWLPLLATTTCLAVILTACGGGSGGESAGSSTPAVENEYKEKYDPAVTITTAWGIDPELKFKNGESMENNVATKWAKDKFGIEIKSLWSVTDTNNAFATKLRLAMSSGQEMPDVVTVGDNLLAQDLIDSGMYQEVGPLFDKYASDTWKKAMEQDPNVWNQYSRDGKRMGIPVLDYAYNNDYLLWIRQDWLDKLNMKAPKTIDELEAVMEAFKNNNPDGLAPDKVTPLSIGFKTSMNTWMGDPSWIFGAYGTLPFQWNLGADGKLEYGSINPGMKQGLTKLSEWLKKGYIPQEAALWDENKTAEPAVAGTAGIIPGPYWMSGWPLLDTVKNVPSAVWKPIEIPVGPEGKAMRHGTQFVNGVILIKKDMEHPEAFFTYENYLFDNYADPAPGSPYDNGLFEKYDYQLDADGKQLPIDQIEGGYVNVVRYLLVRDGARIPDAQMKALLNLADGKEPETKLEKDVAVNYGPETPAAAKVLLSQEEISYKNMFTGPTTTTMKSKLDYLNKIENQAFNEIIYGKNPVDAFDTFVQTWKSGGGDQITQEVNEWYDSVKK